The following are encoded together in the Zygosaccharomyces rouxii strain CBS732 chromosome C complete sequence genome:
- the CBP1 gene encoding Cbp1p (similar to uniprot|P07252 Saccharomyces cerevisiae YJL209W CBP1 Protein required for COB mRNA stability or 5' processing required for translation of COB mRNAs): protein MRLATIAIRYCSSTSKTRLLSTKTLPSSYFNHISKIISENKPLTEQDKPIFKDYWEHASNQFPNSTTILQDTELQNFNRFIKNNKKNSSTIRGFYRREILLNKENLPLLQSIASNLEDPLAFCIKDSLSTKDVAIAADLFILYYRLYPNEPLNHDLASDIISAMSFQNPRHDQLHLTKFLLLIRLFKKHNEQLQLTTGQASNISNKALSMKGSPALTKHILMEVMYNSNNSNMTSRSESITTAYHIIETDFKSRNAAGVFFAWKKIENRYESLADHDPRILYMVLKICMNNKIYKHVCKDIISRLPPEYYSNNSLILPTIITYIVRAGNLQQAQELMDNVNNNILPENVRNVFQTRSCLSSLLKMHLKFNDSQGVDRVLKQIHEVFGEHSQEDFQAIVAHILKNKTLDNIVKAVNLVSKIPETKALLAYGTIINTIVDWQIASNGRFDKKSTHIINDLLTKAHQVDPKQKSTLWSILASLYIKRLVHYKNFKKSYDSERETLNLDLAKLIFLKSCSNSGQTCTINPFVHSSPQNIVLKITNKNKIILLRNIALGAIKGCRKDIFLWCCTELFHGGVPIKELILDWHAMFDHRFRSIESLEDIKLKDKLSIADFPLIKNALKQ, encoded by the coding sequence ATGCGTCTCGCTACCATTGCTATAAGATACTGTTCCTCAACGTCTAAAACAAGGCTGCTCTCGACGAAAACCCTCCCGTCTTCCTATTTCAATCACATATCAAAAATAATATCTGAAAACAAGCCGCTAACCGAACAAGATAAACCTATCTTTAAAGATTATTGGGAACATGCCTCTAACCAGTTTCCTAACTCCACGACAATACTACAAGATACAGAGCTACAGAATTTCAACCGATTTATCAAAAACAATAagaaaaattcatccaCCATACGAGGTTTTTACAGAAGAGAGATACTTCTCAACAAAGAAAACCTCCCACTTCTACAATCCATTGCTAGTAACCTAGAAGATCCACTAGCTTTCTGCATAAAGGACTCCCTCTCTACGAAAGACGTTGCAATAGCCGCAGATCTGTTCATATTGTACTATCGATTGTATCCCAATGAACCTCTAAACCATGACTTAGCATCGGATATAATCTCAGCCATGTCATTTCAAAACCCAAGGCACGACCAGCTGCATTTAACGAAATTTCTACTATTGATCAGATTATTCAAGAAACATAACGAGCAACTTCAATTAACCACTGGCCAAGCTTCTAACATATCTAACAAAGCGCTATCCATGAAGGGTTCGCCTGCTCTGACAAAACACATTCTCATGGAAGTGATGTACAATTCCAATAACTCGAATATGACCTCCAGGAGTGAATCGATCACTACGGCTTATCATATAATTGAAACCGACTTCAAATCAAGAAATGCTGCTGGTGTATTTTTCGCCTGGAAGAAAATAGAAAACCGTTACGAAAGCTTAGCAGATCATGATCCAAGAATCTTATATATGGTTCTCAAGATCTGCATGAACAATAAAATCTACAAACATGTTTGCAAAGACATAATATCCCGGTTGCCACCAGAGTACTACAGTAACAATTCCTTGATTTTGCCCACAATTATAACATACATCGTTAGAGCTGGAAATTTACAACAGGCGCAAGAACTTATGGATAATGTCAACAATAATATCCTACCAGAAAATGTCCGGAACGTTTTTCAGACGAGATCGTGCCTATCGTCCTTGTTGAAGATGCATCTCAAATTCAATGACTCCCAAGGTGTTGATCGTGTACTAAAACAGATTCATGAAGTTTTCGGTGAGCACTCCCAAGAGGATTTCCAGGCAATAGTGGCGCATATTTTAAAGAACAAGACATTAGACAACATTGTCAAAGCGGTAAATTTGGTGTCCAAAATACCTGAAACGAAAGCGCTCCTTGCATATGGAACCATTATCAATACAATAGTGGACTGGCAAATCGCATCCAATGGGCGATTCGATAAAAAATCTACGCATATCATCAATGATCTCCTTACCAAGGCGCACCAAGTAGATCCAAAGCAAAAAAGCACTTTATGGTCCATCTTAGCATCATTATACATCAAACGATTAGTacattacaagaattttaaaaaatcatACGACTCGGAAAGGGAGACTCTAAACCTTGATTTGGCCAAACTAATATTCCTCAAAAGTTGTTCCAATTCTGGACAAACCTGTACGATTAACCCCTTTGTCCATTCCTCTCCTCAAAATATTGTTCTCAAAATCACCAACAAAAATAAGATTATACTGTTGAGAAATATTGCATTAGGCGCCATCAAAGGATGCAGAAAGGACATCTTCCTGTGGTGTTGCACTGAACTGTTCCACGGTGGGGTACCGATAAAGGAACTGATATTAGATTGGCATGCAATGTTTGACCACAGATTTCGTTCGATTGAATCACTTGAAGATATTAAACTGAAAGATAAACTATCAATTGCCGATTTTCCATTAATAAAAAATGCATTAAAACAATGA
- a CDS encoding ketopantoate reductase family protein (similar to uniprot|Q07589 Saccharomyces cerevisiae YDL144C Hypothetical ORF): MTKESVLLVGSGGVGTMAAFALEYSGKAAVTSVLRSDYAKVTDKGFTIDSCDYGHVEGFKTTHIVNSVEKAKQFGPFGYIVVTTKNIPDVTDITEVIAPVVTSDSTIVLIQNGIGIERMLFKKFPKNIVLSGVSLIQSINRNGYVEHTTQDILKLGYFYNSALSKDLQESSCRKFIDLYSNEKVDCEYDEDVKFSRWRKLVYNACLNPICALTGVDVGRLELFGGIDNIIRASMREIIKIAKSDGVTLPEDVIEFMIRCDDPIYFKPSMLVDVEKQNFMEIEVICGNPLRIAKENGVEVPNLSLTYALLRVVQSKLKEEKGLITVPKERPAPK; encoded by the coding sequence atgACAAAAGAAAGCGTGTTATTGGTGGGTTCAGGTGGCGTTGGTACCATGGCAGCATTCGCACTGGAGTACTCAGGTAAAGCCGCTGTTACAAGTGTTTTAAGATCAGATTACGCGAAGGTGACTGATAAGGGTTTTACTATTGATTCATGTGATTACGGGCATGTTGAAGGTTTCAAGACTACTCACATAGTTAACAGCGTAGAAAAGGCTAAACAGTTTGGACCATTTGGATATATTGTTGTTACTACAAAGAACATCCCAGACGTCACAGATATCACGGAAGTTATAGCTCCTGTAGTGACATCTGATTCAACGATCGTTTTAATTCAAAATGGTATCGGTATTGAACGTATgcttttcaagaaatttccTAAAAATATCGTTCTTAGCGGTGTAAGCTTGATTCAATCCATTAACAGGAACGGATATGTGGAGCATACAACACAGGACATTCTCAAGCTAGGGTATTTTTACAACTCAGCTTTGAGCAAAGATTTACAGGAAAGTTCCTGTAGAAAGTTTATCGACTTGTACAGCAATGAAAAAGTCGATTGTGAATATGATGAGGATGTTAAATTTTCTAGATGGAGGAAATTAGTTTATAACGCATGTCTTAACCCTATCTGTGCGTTGACTGGTGTTGATGTTGGTAGATTAGAATTGTTCGGTGGTattgataatattattaGGGCTTCTATGAGGGAAATAATTAAAATAGCTAAATCCGATGGTGTTACACTTCCAGAAGACGTTATTGAATTTATGATTAGATGTGATGATCCAATCTATTTTAAACCCTCTATGTTGGTCGATGTGGAGAAGCAAAATTTCATGGAAATTGAAGTTATCTGTGGAAACCCTTTAAGAATTGCAAAGGAGAACGGCGTTGAGGTTCCTAATTTATCTCTCACCTACGCACTTCTGAGAGTTGTTCAAtctaaattgaaagaagaaaagggATTGATCACTGTCCCTAAAGAAAGACCAGCTCCTAAGTGA
- a CDS encoding uncharacterized protein (conserved hypothetical protein), whose amino-acid sequence MAVYKRGDRKCSGGPQDCDKKVLRSCVRCRKNKTKCDSMETRPDPCTSCVRKGVECELDYVTPPQRSKEMKSLYENIRFASDRVNSLCMVYDDFSKKFNVGGLRKPGKDVDWNEYPTRILKVKDQFFSFNLNPVDESLCINNFRIKSEFLNKCFKNVRGVVWGLIKIYFKWEKIGDRHEEKARRFVSEFSARYLLQKNQLLLLLCILNFYYDIPGLKYLNIFEYVIDSYYDGAFGNGEVKDEDKDEGKTLLSKSALSKIVVGNLPNAQFHSELFIKHFTIFLFLNIVFYGPEYFMNCFMDKYIRTLEFLRKKINFDKNWEVKWVNFYIRLLNLVEGVVPPVEGGKYAVEDEEIEFLFSLVRQDREAEGRINVTLDCFICLVKFDQYLIERREWPANKQICKRFSYMCERLNADLLGIFGVRQSDREEMERFTFVQLFFTQLLTLNNLLCVNYCGGSMELFTDVGWFNGFNYEVYELFPQELVEGEYRDLEIENGYYCCQSKYDFLNKVLKKDKSMSVNELVLLCVEVSVGRHCLKIDSSNDVLGMVSQELETFYRNDDMNLKILKSSCRLVWLLYEYVVFWDMLNRVIIYEPFVWNAQLVLENNGLLSQNGDCRSYHYSNGVVDMPYGMDVVDYDDENRNNRREVEPESVDPETVEAAPRNGGDTDAVVRLAEPEQSGDAGERLSLNGGINRILQNVDWVKESADEVFEKIHNVLN is encoded by the coding sequence ATGGCAGTCTACAAACGGGGGGATCGTAAATGTTCTGGCGGTCCTCAAGATTGTGACAAGAAAGTTTTGAGGTCTTGTGTTAGGTGTCGAAAGAATAAGACGAAATGCGATTCGATGGAGACGAGACCTGATCCGTGTACAAGCTGTGTAAGGAAAGGTGTTGAATGCGAGTTGGATTACGTCACACCCCCTCAGAGGTCTAAGGAGATGAAATCGCTGTATGAGAACATTAGATTTGCCAGTGATAGAGTTAACAGTCTTTGCATGGTTTATGacgatttttcaaagaagttTAACGTGGGAGGTTTAAGAAAGCCTGGGAAAGATGTTGATTGGAATGAGTACCCGACAAGGATTTTGAAAGTGAAGGATCAGTTTTTCAGTTTTAACTTGAACCCTGTGGATGAATCGTTGTGTATCAATAATTTCAGGATCAAGagtgaatttttgaacaaatgCTTCAAAAATGTCAGGGGAGTAGTATGGGGGTTGATCAAGATATATTTTAAGTGGGAGAAAATAGGTGATCGTCATGAGGAGAAGGCCCGAAGGTTTGTATCAGAATTCAGTGCAAGATATTTATTACAGAAGAAccaattgttgttgttattgtgcatattaaatttttattatgATATTCCCGGACTGAAGTATTTGAACATATTCGAGTACGTGATTGATAGTTACTACGACGGTGcatttggtaatggtgaGGTTAAGGATGAAGACAAGGATGAGGGCAAAACATTATTGAGTAAATCCGCGTTATCCAAGATCGTTGTTGGAAATTTACCGAATGCCCAATTTCACAGTGAATTATTTATTAAGcattttaccattttcctGTTCTTGAATATCGTTTTCTATGGACCAGAATATTTCATGAATTGCTTCATGGATAAGTACATCAGGactttggaatttttgaggaaaaagatcaatttcgATAAAAATTGGGAAGTCAAATGGGTGAATTTCTACATTAGACTGTTAAATTTGGTGGAAGGTGTCGTACCGCCTGTGGAAGGTGGTAAATACGCggttgaagatgaagaaattgaatttttattttctttagTGAGGCAGGACCGTGAAGCAGAAGGTAGGATCAATGTGACTTTGGATTGTTTTATTTGTCTTGtgaaatttgatcaatattTAATCGAGAGGAGAGAATGGCCTGCCAATAAACAAATATGTAAGCGTTTCAGCTACATGTGCGAGCGACTGAATGCCGATCTTTTGGGGATATTTGGGGTGAGACAGTCTGATAGAGAGGAAATGGAGAGGTTTACCTTTGTTCAATTATTCTTTACGCAGTTATTAACTTTGAACAACCTTTTGTGCGTTAATTACTGCGGAGGATCTATGGAGCTGTTTACAGATGTAGGTTGGTTTAATGGATTCAACTATGAAGTGTACGAGCTTTTCCCACAAGAGTTGGTAGAGGGTGAATATAGAGACCTAGAGATTGAGAATGGATATTATTGTTGTCAGTCCAAGTATGATTTTCTAAATAAAGTGTTAAAGAAGGATAAGAGCATGAGCGTTAATGAACTTGTGTTATTATGCGTGGAAGTGTCCGTTGGCAGACACTGTTTAAAAATTGATAGTAGTAATGATGTGCTAGGGATGGTGAGTCAAGAGCTGGAAACGTTTTATAGAAATGATGAtatgaatttgaagatactGAAATCTTCGTGTCGATTGGTATGGTTATTATATGAATATGTTGTGTTTTGGGATATGCTCAATCGTGTTATAATCTATGAACCATTTGTGTGGAATGCGCAATTggttttggaaaataatgGATTGTTGTCCCAGAATGGTGACTGCAGATCTTATCATTATAGCAATGGTGTAGTTGATATGCCGTATGGTATGGACGTTGTTGActatgatgatgagaataGGAATAATAGAAGGGAAGTTGAGCCTGAGTCGGTGGATCCAGAAACGGTAGAGGCGGCACCTCGGAACGGTGGTGACACTGATGCTGTTGTGAGATTGGCCGAACCGGAGCAGTCAGGCGATGCTGGGGAAAGGTTATCGTTAAATGGTGGTATTAACCGCATTTTGCAAAATGTGGATTGGGTAAAGGAAAGCGCGGATgaagtttttgaaaagattcacAATGTTCTTAACTGA
- the PEX2 gene encoding ubiquitin-protein ligase peroxin 2 (similar to uniprot|P32800 Saccharomyces cerevisiae YJL210W PEX2 RING-finger peroxin peroxisomal membrane protein with a C-terminal zinc-binding RING domain forms putative translocation subcomplex with Pex10p and Pex12p which functions in peroxisomal matrix protein import) — protein sequence MRLKYSEDQNKTNVSLGPLINTPKTSTTGHQDDIIMSRVAQLDSQELSNEVYRLIWEDFQSHLQPNNHKEELKLLIHSLVFYFASSYSTRSASTTTYASVLSGVNFKCKKRTLYLVTILANYLHSKVSHRVFNSTSKLALRLYTLVAHIYINMDLLNSIDFLLSASSNRSTFLSPLHRLLGVSSTADTEHPKDFYQNTVYAGIEFQNRQLLWNAILELFNMTLLNNARWFMNKPKSIQNKEINKNSVHCPHCGEFPVNPYQMTCCNGVFCYICAVTALEWSHCCQCDKTKNLSAKPFY from the coding sequence ATGCGCTTAAAATACTCGGAAGATCAAAATAAGACAAACGTCAGCCTTGGCCCTTTAATAAATACTCCCaaaacatcaacaacaggTCATCAAGACGACATCATCATGTCACGCGTGGCTCAGTTGGATTCACAAGAGCTTTCCAATGAAGTGTATCGCTTGATATGGGAAGACTTCCAATCCCATCTCCAACCAAATAACCATAAGGAAGAACTCAAGCTCCTGATACACTCGCTTGTATTCTATTTTGCGAGTAGCTATTCAACAAGATCggcatcaacaacaacataCGCATCAGTATTATCTGGCGTTAACTTCAAGTGCAAGAAAAGGACACTCTATTTGGTCACAATTTTGGCAAACTACCTGCACTCCAAGGTCTCACATAGGGTTTTCAATTCAACCAGTAAGCTCGCACTACGGCTGTATACCCTTGTTGCACACATCTACATCAACATGGATCTACTCAACTCAATTGATTTTCTACTATCGGCATCCTCGAACAGATCCACTTTTCTGTCACCCTTGCATAGATTACTAGGAGTATCATCTACGGCGGACACTGAACATCCCAAAGATTTCTACCAAAATACTGTTTACGCAGGAATAGAATTCCAAAACAGGCAGTTACTGTGGAATGCAATAttagaattgttcaatatGACACTTTTAAACAACGCTCGATGGTTCATGAACAAGCCCAAATCAATCCaaaataaagaaataaaCAAAAATAGTGTACACTGTCCCCATTGTGGTGAATTTCCGGTGAACCCATATCAAATGACATGTTGCAATGGCGTATTCTGTTACATCTGTGCGGTTACTGCTCTGGAGTGGTCACACTGCTGCCAATGTGACAAAACCAAAAATTTAAGTGCCAAACCATTTTACTAA
- the NUC1 gene encoding ribonuclease (similar to uniprot|P08466 Saccharomyces cerevisiae YJL208C NUC1 Major mitochondrial nuclease has RNAse and DNA endo- and exonucleolytic activities has a role in mitochondrial recombination), producing the protein MSARFLYSGLAGAGIGSGIATYFWGKSSSSSNTSVAAPPPVVGGSGAPNGKLTAIGSNLNPAAFFQYGFPGPVHDLENRDEFVSCFNRQTRNPYWVVEHITPESLAGKNADRKNSVFKEDEAIPEMFRGRLRDYFRSGYDRGHQAPAANAKFSQKAMDDTFYLTNMCPQVGDGFNRDYWAHLEYFCRQLAGQYNSVRIVTGPLYLPKKDPVDGKSRVTYEVIGNPPSISVPTHFFKLIVGEKPVKSPNSDNISVAAFVLPNAPIPNETKLTDFEVPVNALERSSGLQFFQRVPENKKKALCEEVECKITVREFQKALPQPKQQLSLPPPK; encoded by the coding sequence ATGAGTGCAAGATTCCTTTATTCCGGTTTAGCCGGTGCAGGTATTGGATCCGGTATTGCAACTTATTTCTGGGGTAAATCAAGCTCATCGAGTAATACTAGTGTAGCTGCACCTCCTCCAGTTGTTGGTGGATCTGGTGCACCAAACGGTAAACTGACAGCTATTGGTAGTAATTTAAATCCTGCCgctttttttcaatatggTTTCCCGGGACCTGTGCATGATCTGGAGAATAGAGATGAATTCGTCTCATGCTTCAATAGACAGACAAGAAATCCATATTGGGTCGTCGAACATATTACACCCGAGTCTTTAGCTGGCAAAAATGCTGATAGAAAGAATTCAGTgtttaaagaagatgaggcTATCCCTGAAATGTTCAGGGGAAGACTGAGAGACTATTTTAGGTCAGGTTACGATCGTGGTCATCAGGCACCAGCCGCTAATGCTAAATTCTCTCAAAAGGCCATGGACGATACTTTTTATTTGACTAACATGTGTCCACAAGTTGGTGATGGATTTAACCGTGATTACTGGGCTCATTTGGAATACTTCTGTAGACAATTGGCGGGCCAATATAATAGCGTTAGAATTGTCACTGGACCACTTTATTTGCCAAAGAAGGATCCTGTAGATGGCAAATCTAGAGTTACATATGAGGTGATCGGTAACCCACCTAGTATATCAGTTCCTACtcatttcttcaaattgattGTTGGTGAGAAACCTGTTAAAAGCCCAAATTCTGATAACATTTCCGTGGCGGCTTTTGTGCTTCCTAATGCACCTATTCCTAACGAGACGAAGTTGACTGATTTTGAGGTCCCTGTGAATGCATTAGAGAGAAGCTCAGGcttacaatttttccaaagagtGCCagaaaacaagaagaaagcgTTATGCGAGGAAGTTGAATGCAAAATTACTGTTAGAGAATTTCAGAAGGCTTTACCACAACCGAAGCAACAGCTGTCGCTACCTCCACCTAAATAA
- the DIC1 gene encoding Dic1p (similar to uniprot|P87332 Saccharomyces cerevisiae YLR348C DIC1 Mitochondrial dicarboxylate carrier integral membrane protein catalyzes a dicarboxylate-phosphate exchange across the inner mitochondrial membrane transports cytoplasmic dicarboxylates into the mitochondrial matrix) yields MSSSKPSSPTAPIKYPWWYGGVGGIVACVATHPLDLAKVRLQTAPLPKPTIIQMVNKILASEGIKGLYSGLTASILRQCTYTMARFGFYEFVKNNFIQPDQLTKTSILLPVSMLSGAIGGFVGNPADVVNIRMQNDTQLPIEQRRGYKNAFSGITRIVKEEGFRKLFTGLGPNLVRGCLMTASQAVTYDVCKNYMVTKMQMDPTQKKTHFGASLVASLMATTICSPADVIKTRIMNAHKHHENALTGMTKAVQKEGLLFLFRGWLPSFVRLGPNTIIIFLTVEQLKKHNIGLNLKQ; encoded by the coding sequence ATGTCTTCTTCTAAACCTTCCTCTCCCACTGCCCCTATCAAGTACCCTTGGTGGTatggtggtgttggtggTATAGTAGCATGTGTTGCAACTCACCCACTAGACTTAGCTAAAGTGCGTCTACAGACCGCACCATTACCTAAACCAACAATTATCCAAATGGTAAACAAGATCTTGGCAAGCGAAGGTATCAAAGGTCTTTACTCCGGTCTTACAGCATCAATCTTGCGCCAATGCACCTACACAATGGCAAGATTTGGGTTCTACGAATTTGTTAAAAACAACTTCATCCAGCCAGATCAATTAACTAAAACTTCAATCCTTCTCCCAGTTTCCATGCTTAGTGGTGCCATCGGCGGATTCGTAGGTAATCCCGCCGACGTCGTCAATATCAGAATGCAGAACGACACACAATTACCCATTGAACAAAGACGTGGCTATAAAAACGCATTCTCTGGGATCACAAGAATAGTCAAGGAGGAGGGCTTCAGAAAATTGTTCACCGGCCTGGGTCCAAACCTGGTACGTGGCTGTCTGATGACGGCTTCGCAAGCGGTTACTTACGACGTCTGTAAAAACTACATGGTCACCAAAATGCAGATGGATCCAACACAGAAGAAAACCCACTTCGGCGCCAGTTTGGTGGCAAGTTTGATGGCTACCACAATATGCTCCCCAGCTGACGTTATCAAGACAAGAATCATGAACGCCCACAAACATCACGAAAACGCTCTCACCGGTATGACGAAAGCCGTGCAAAAGGAAGGTTTACTCTTCTTGTTCCGCGGTTGGTTACCAAGTTTCGTCAGACTAGGTCCAAACACaattatcatcttcctAACTGTAGAACAACTTAAAAAACACAACATAGGGCTGAACCTAAAACAATGA
- a CDS encoding uncharacterized protein (some similarities with uniprot|P25042 Saccharomyces cerevisiae YPR065W) has protein sequence MDFASECVLPKVVVKTESHKDFLFFKNKKKPQSNSLQFKFVGQKVNETNRVAEINLSSEVNKGSSKETNQIITRPRNCFIIMRSIFHNVIVRSLQKYEISSLQHVSAITSQLWGKNDGIFQLYFELLSQFEEHWHLNIYPEYRYHKVNKISRQLENKLVYQNMLDRMRYFTASSLIANLEDILILPPAHPPPSSSTYTYPALRRPAAAAAAAKAQAQAQAQAQAANAQAANPAAPAPPATNAERNAKTKPAPGGKVSKQRIHPKKKPSPPPRLRRPASAVQQIACQTFKSSTWLNVEDLFIPNQ, from the coding sequence ATGGATTTTGCTTCAGAGTGTGTATTACCGAAGGTCGTTGTAAAAACCGAGAGTCATAAGGATTTCCTGTTCTTtaagaataagaagaaaccTCAAAGTAACTCACTTCAATTTAAGTTTGTTGGACAGAAAGTAAATGAAACCAACAGAGTTGCAGAAATAAATCTATCTAGTGAGGTTAATAAGGGAAGTTCAAAGGAAACCAATCAAATTATTACCAGACCAAGGAATTgctttattattatgagATCAATCTTTCATAATGTAATTGTCCGGTCACTTCAGAAGTATGAGATATCTTCTTTGCAACATGTGTCTGCAATCACTTCACAACTATGGGGGAAGAATGATGGAATATTTCAGCTATACTTTGAGCTTCTTTCACAATTTGAAGAGCACTGGCATCTAAACATTTATCCTGAGTATCGTTACCATAAGGTCAATAAAATAAGTCGGCAACTCGAAAATAAGCTCGTCTATCAGAATATGTTAGATCGAATGCGCTATTTCACCGCTTCTTCGCTCATCGccaatttggaagatatcCTAATACTCCCCCCGGCGCACCCTCCCCCATCCTCCTCCACCTACACATACCCGGCCCTGCGGCGTCCTGCCGCCGCCGCCGCCGCCGCCAAAGCGCAAgcacaagcacaagcacaagcaCAAGCCGCCAACGCCCAAGCCGCCAACCCTGCCGCCCCAGCCCCACCTGCAACCAACGCTGAGAGAAATGCAAAAACAAAACCCGCCCCCGGCGGCAAAGTCTCCAAGCAGCGAATCCACCCCAAGAAAAAACCATCGCCCCCGCCCCGCCTCCGCCGCCCCGCCTCCGCCGTCCAGCAAATCGCTTGTCAAACGTTTAAATCCTCGACATGGCTAAACGTCGAAGACCTGTTTATTCCAAACCAATGA
- the HMRA1 gene encoding Hmra1p (some similarities with uniprot|Q06724 Saccharomyces cerevisiae YCR097W) → MSDETFNSLNDLQEYYLSSFHKVFKTINNTSLSIQEKNVLIRCVSRNYSNSFHVTLSSLVNEYSGDQYIFEGNSSKNSSSKEVSMRNCKGKNKAFSKESRNFLERVFERKRTLNSREREAVAANCGLTPIQVRIWVCNSG, encoded by the exons ATGTCGGACGAAACCTTTAATTCTCTAAATGATCTTCAAGAATACTACCTAAGTAGCTTCCACAAGGTCTTCAAG ACCATCAATAATACGTCACTTTCTattcaagagaaaaatgTGTTGATTCGATGTGTCTCGAGGAACTACAGTAATAGTTTTCATGTTACTTTGAGCTCCCTAGTTAATGAGTATAGTGGAGATCAATATATATTTGAAGGAAATTCAAGCAAAAATTCGTCGTCGAAGGAGGTATCGATGAGAAATTGTAAGGGCAAGAACAAAGCATTTTCTAAGGAGTCTCGTAATTTTCTAGAACGTGTATTTGAGAGAAAGAGGACTTTAAATTCTAGAGAAAGGGAAGCTGTAGCAGCTAATTGTGGTTTGACACCGATTCAGGTTAGAATATGGGTATGTAACTCTGGTTAA